ACGTGTGCGGTGTTCGAGGCCACCCACGGCACGGCCCCCAAGTATGCCGGCCTGGACAAGGTCAATCCGAGCTCCCTGATCCTGTCGGGCGCGATGATGCTCGATCACATGGGCTGGAAGGAGTCTGCTGACAAGGTCAGGAGGGCATTGCAGGCCACTGTAAAAGACGGGATCGTGACATACGATTTGGCGCGACAGATCCAGGGGGCCAAGGAGGTCAAGTGCTCGGCGTTTGCAAAGGCGATCACCGAACATCTATAGGGCATGTGGACCTCGATTCGAGGTTCTCATCGCCCGACGGCGGGTTTTCGCCGCTTTGCAAAGGTCTTGGCCAAGTGTGCCGCAACCTGATCCTCACCTTGGGCCAAGCGCTCTTTCCGGCGACCTGCTATGGGTGCGGCCAACTGTTTGGTTTGCCTCGCCCGGCATCCGGGAATCTCCTGGCGAACCCCGGCGACACCGCTCGTTACCATCCGAGCGACGAAGTGTTGCGCGGCTTCTTGTGCAAGTCCTGTTTGTCCCGCTACGAGGCGGCGATTTCGCCGCTTTGCTCGCGATGCGGGTTGCCCTTTGCGTCGTCTCAGGCTGTCGACCATGTCTGTGCAGAGTGCCAGGTTCGACCACCTGCCTACATCATGGCGCGGGCCAGCGGTGTGTATAATGACGTATTGAAAACCATGATCCATCATTTCAAATATGGCGGTCGCGAACACTTGGCCAGACCCCTGGGGCGGATGATGTGGCGAACCTTACGTGAAAACTGGCAGCCCGATCAGATTGACCGGGTCGTCCCCGTGCCCCTGCACACCAGCCGTTTGCGATACAGGGGATTCAATCAGGCGTACGCCTTGGTTCGCGAATGGCCCAGGTTGGCCGCCCATGGCGATTGGCGCCTTTCCGGCGATTGGTTGGCCCCTGACCTATTGGAACGCCGTCGCCCCACCCAGCACCAGACCGGTTTGGACAAGGGACAGCGATTGGACAATCTTTCCGATGCGTTCGGACTGGCCAAAGGGCATGCCATCCGTGGCCTAAAAGTCTTGCTGGCGGATGATGTCATGA
This Desulfatitalea tepidiphila DNA region includes the following protein-coding sequences:
- a CDS encoding ComF family protein — translated: MLGVCKGDHRTSIGHVDLDSRFSSPDGGFSPLCKGLGQVCRNLILTLGQALFPATCYGCGQLFGLPRPASGNLLANPGDTARYHPSDEVLRGFLCKSCLSRYEAAISPLCSRCGLPFASSQAVDHVCAECQVRPPAYIMARASGVYNDVLKTMIHHFKYGGREHLARPLGRMMWRTLRENWQPDQIDRVVPVPLHTSRLRYRGFNQAYALVREWPRLAAHGDWRLSGDWLAPDLLERRRPTQHQTGLDKGQRLDNLSDAFGLAKGHAIRGLKVLLADDVMTTGATVEACSRALLDAGAREVHVLAAARAVR